Proteins encoded together in one Nitrospira sp. window:
- a CDS encoding UDP-N-acetylmuramoyl-L-alanyl-D-glutamate--2,6-diaminopimelate ligase yields MTFVTMLQALEGRVPILERRGDLNVAVKGITDDSRAVSAGSLFVAVKGERVDGHQFISTAVSGGAGGVVGQQPMKTGTVPFVCVEDSRKALGLLGSHFYGNPSSRLRMVGVTGTNGKTTTTYVCKAFLEAVGARVGVIGTVAYQVGDTMLPAAHTTPGALALQQLLTTMVSHGCTTAVMEVSSHALSQDRTSGCEYDVAVFSNLTQDHLDFHGTMEAYFQAKLRLFTGLAGGAKPNKRAIVNVDDPYGLRIVERCPVPVWTYAVKAKADLRAEDVRLSLQGTVFTAATPLGNFRIESHLVGEHNVYNLLAAIGVALHEGATPDQIHHAVTRVTNVPGRFERVMAGQPFTVVIDYAHTEDALNRLLMAAAVVKTGRIITVFGCGGDRDRGKRPKMGEAAVRSSDVVILTSDNPRTEDPHAILDQVEQGVVRALRQRPHVQYHKIADRREAIETAIREAQEADIVLIAGKGHEDYQIIGTTKHHFDDREVAHKAIERLRFHA; encoded by the coding sequence ATGACCTTTGTCACCATGCTTCAGGCACTTGAGGGGCGTGTGCCAATTCTTGAGCGTCGTGGTGATCTTAATGTTGCTGTGAAGGGAATCACTGACGACTCCCGTGCGGTATCAGCCGGGAGCCTCTTTGTGGCGGTGAAAGGTGAGCGGGTGGATGGGCATCAATTTATCTCAACGGCGGTGAGCGGGGGCGCCGGGGGCGTGGTTGGGCAACAACCAATGAAGACAGGAACGGTTCCCTTTGTCTGTGTTGAGGACTCCCGAAAAGCGCTGGGTCTTCTGGGGAGCCATTTCTACGGAAATCCATCATCACGGTTGCGGATGGTTGGTGTGACCGGAACGAACGGGAAGACCACGACGACGTACGTGTGTAAAGCGTTCCTAGAAGCTGTGGGTGCGCGAGTGGGGGTGATCGGTACGGTTGCCTATCAAGTTGGGGATACCATGCTTCCTGCGGCTCATACCACTCCTGGAGCGCTTGCACTCCAGCAGTTGCTTACCACGATGGTGAGCCACGGGTGCACAACGGCGGTTATGGAAGTTTCCTCACATGCCCTGAGCCAGGATCGTACCAGTGGGTGTGAATATGATGTGGCGGTTTTTTCGAATCTGACACAGGATCATCTCGATTTTCACGGGACGATGGAGGCCTACTTTCAGGCAAAGTTACGGCTCTTTACCGGCTTAGCTGGAGGAGCTAAGCCGAATAAACGGGCGATCGTCAACGTTGATGATCCCTATGGGCTACGCATCGTCGAACGATGTCCTGTGCCAGTGTGGACCTATGCGGTCAAGGCCAAGGCCGATCTCCGAGCCGAAGATGTGAGGCTTTCTCTTCAGGGAACGGTCTTTACCGCTGCGACCCCGCTGGGGAATTTTCGGATCGAGAGCCATCTTGTGGGCGAACACAATGTCTACAATCTGTTAGCGGCCATTGGGGTTGCGCTCCATGAAGGGGCAACGCCCGATCAGATTCATCACGCCGTCACTCGAGTCACGAATGTGCCGGGGCGGTTCGAACGAGTGATGGCAGGCCAGCCCTTCACGGTTGTCATCGACTACGCTCACACCGAGGATGCCTTGAATCGGCTGCTGATGGCGGCCGCGGTAGTGAAGACGGGGCGGATCATCACGGTATTTGGCTGTGGGGGCGATCGTGATCGAGGGAAGCGGCCAAAGATGGGGGAAGCAGCCGTGCGTTCTAGCGATGTGGTGATCCTCACCTCGGACAATCCGAGAACGGAAGATCCGCATGCGATTCTGGATCAAGTGGAACAGGGTGTGGTGAGAGCATTGCGGCAACGGCCTCATGTGCAATATCACAAGATAGCTGATCGGCGGGAAGCGATTGAAACCGCCATACGAGAAGCTCAAGAAGCGGATATCGTGTTGATCGCCGGGAAGGGGCACGAGGATTATCAGATTATCGGGACAACGAAACATCACTTCGACGATCGCGAAGTGGCCCACAAAGCGATTGAAAGACTGCGGTTCCACGCCTAG